Proteins encoded together in one Balneolaceae bacterium window:
- the fliD gene encoding flagellar filament capping protein FliD — protein sequence MISTSALTSQTNPYESTIRQLLQLEGQKKLQLQQDKSAVTKKQTALSDIDSKLSSLNSLMESFADPTGDTFSPLTGSSSNDNAVSVVSAGGIDNPGSYNIEISQLAKQDLVTSDAFSDGGSELAGSGSGSFELTVGTGGPITINVDTTGLTNDEVLQAVADEVEAQAGEQVDASVYAIGDGTSRLSFKSLETGEASRLSIANASGDLTGINLANEYTTDELNAKFTVDNIDFERSSNLVNDVVNGLTFELNQTTTAIEEINVSRDTEAAVKKVEEFVTKFNEVNSIIRNKTFLNGETGDRGVLQDERAIRNLSLSLRQEALLPVDSLNGSDISSLSDIGIDFQQDGTMEIADMEKLKDTLATKPSQVGDLFSADTDGIATVLNQTIEAYITGTDSIFSGIEESFDRKIDRFDDRIAAEDDYLIRKEEQLRDEFARLNQAITRGQYQYNQVLNFQSKLGLGG from the coding sequence ATGATTAGCACAAGCGCACTGACCTCCCAGACCAACCCCTACGAGAGCACCATCCGCCAGCTCCTGCAGCTGGAGGGGCAGAAAAAACTACAGCTCCAGCAGGACAAGTCCGCTGTTACCAAAAAGCAGACGGCGCTGTCGGACATCGATTCCAAACTCTCCTCGCTGAACTCCCTGATGGAGTCTTTCGCAGACCCCACCGGCGACACCTTTTCCCCGCTGACGGGCAGCAGCTCCAACGACAACGCCGTCAGCGTGGTATCGGCCGGTGGCATCGACAACCCCGGAAGCTATAACATCGAGATAAGCCAGCTCGCCAAGCAGGACCTGGTCACCTCCGATGCGTTCAGCGACGGCGGAAGCGAACTCGCAGGCAGCGGCAGCGGCTCCTTCGAGCTGACCGTAGGCACCGGCGGCCCCATCACCATAAACGTCGATACAACCGGGCTTACCAACGATGAAGTGCTCCAGGCGGTGGCTGACGAGGTGGAGGCCCAGGCGGGCGAGCAGGTAGACGCTTCCGTCTACGCCATAGGCGACGGTACCTCCCGCCTCTCCTTCAAGAGCCTTGAGACGGGCGAGGCCAGCCGCCTCTCCATCGCCAACGCCTCCGGCGACCTCACCGGCATCAACCTGGCCAACGAGTATACCACCGACGAACTCAACGCCAAGTTTACGGTGGACAACATCGATTTCGAACGCTCCTCCAACCTGGTCAACGATGTGGTGAACGGACTCACCTTCGAACTGAACCAGACCACCACCGCCATAGAAGAGATCAACGTCAGCCGCGACACCGAGGCAGCCGTCAAGAAGGTGGAGGAGTTCGTCACCAAGTTCAACGAGGTCAACAGCATCATCCGCAACAAGACCTTCCTGAACGGGGAGACGGGCGACCGCGGCGTACTGCAGGACGAACGCGCCATCCGCAACCTGAGCCTCTCCCTCCGCCAGGAGGCCCTGCTGCCTGTTGACAGCCTGAACGGCAGCGACATCAGCAGCCTGAGCGACATCGGCATCGACTTCCAGCAGGACGGCACCATGGAAATCGCCGACATGGAGAAGCTCAAGGACACCCTGGCCACCAAACCCTCCCAGGTGGGCGATCTTTTCTCGGCCGACACCGACGGAATCGCCACCGTGCTCAACCAGACCATCGAGGCCTATATCACGGGCACCGACAGCATCTTCTCGGGCATCGAGGAAAGTTTCGACCGGAAGATCGACCGGTTCGACGACCGCATCGCCGCTGAGGACGACTACCTCATCCGCAAGGAGGAACAACTGCGCGACGAGTTCGCACGCCTTAACCAGGCCATCACCAGGGGCCAGTACCAGTACAACCAGGTACTCAACTTCCAGAGCAAGCTGGGACTCGGCGGCTAA
- a CDS encoding flagellar export chaperone FliS — MTDPQLQYQRQAVKNASPAELVTKLYDFAIQACYKEDEERLHQVLAALIKSLNFDYEISGNLYGLYEYCQRMSREQKFEEIRELLEPVREAWVEGVVKNREQVNTPNGNGFLV, encoded by the coding sequence ATGACAGATCCCCAGTTGCAATACCAGCGCCAGGCCGTCAAGAACGCCTCTCCCGCAGAACTGGTGACGAAATTATACGATTTCGCCATCCAGGCCTGCTACAAGGAGGACGAAGAGCGGCTCCACCAGGTGCTTGCCGCCCTGATCAAATCGCTGAATTTCGACTACGAGATCTCCGGCAACCTCTACGGTCTCTACGAATACTGCCAGCGGATGTCCCGCGAACAGAAGTTCGAGGAAATCCGCGAGCTCCTGGAGCCGGTACGCGAAGCCTGGGTTGAAGGCGTCGTGAAGAACAGGGAACAGGTGAACACCCCCAACGGAAACGGTTTCCTGGTATGA
- a CDS encoding flagellin, giving the protein MSFGNFNRVNTNLQALSSQYSLNKINSRLARYQYMLSTGLRINRAEDDAAGFSIAAKLSSRISGLEQAQRNTGDAKSMLDIAESGFNSISDIMVEMKSLSVQAANDSLGATERGHIKDQIEALSQEINEIADQTSFQGTALMDGASFTFQVGEGTSSTKAVSIASSRADDFFSDTSAAISAASDTTGITLTDATQGTFGTFLDDVDTAMNTLAGTINQLGIDQRSLSIRQENLTQAIAANSAARSRIQDADFARIQSESVKLQILQKTATSALAQANTSPQYVLDFLG; this is encoded by the coding sequence ATGTCATTTGGTAATTTCAACCGTGTGAATACCAACCTGCAGGCTCTCTCCTCACAGTATTCCCTCAACAAGATCAACAGCCGGCTGGCCCGCTACCAGTATATGCTCTCCACCGGCCTCCGGATCAACCGGGCTGAGGACGACGCAGCAGGGTTCTCCATCGCGGCCAAGCTTTCCAGCCGTATCTCAGGCCTGGAGCAGGCGCAGCGCAACACTGGCGACGCCAAGTCCATGCTGGACATAGCCGAATCAGGTTTCAACTCCATCTCGGACATCATGGTGGAGATGAAGTCCCTGTCCGTCCAGGCCGCCAACGATTCCCTGGGCGCCACCGAGCGGGGTCATATCAAGGACCAGATAGAGGCGCTCAGCCAGGAGATTAACGAAATTGCCGACCAGACCTCTTTCCAGGGCACGGCCCTGATGGACGGCGCCAGCTTTACCTTCCAGGTGGGCGAGGGAACCTCCAGCACGAAAGCGGTAAGCATCGCATCTTCGCGCGCCGACGATTTCTTTTCGGACACCAGCGCAGCGATCAGCGCGGCCAGCGACACCACCGGCATCACGCTGACCGACGCCACGCAGGGCACCTTCGGCACCTTCCTGGACGACGTGGATACGGCCATGAACACCCTCGCCGGCACCATCAACCAGCTGGGCATCGACCAGCGGTCCCTCTCCATCCGCCAGGAAAACCTGACCCAGGCCATCGCAGCCAACTCCGCGGCCCGCAGCCGCATCCAGGACGCCGACTTCGCTAGGATCCAGAGCGAGTCCGTGAAGCTGCAGATCCTGCAGAAGACGGCCACCTCCGCCCTGGCCCAGGCCAATACCAGTCCCCAGTACGTACTCGATTTCCTCGGCTAG